The genomic stretch CTAATAAGTTGTGATGTGATGTCCTGACTCCTGAGCTGATCTGAAAGCTAAGTCctaagttctaagtttgaaGTACTAAGTAGCTAAGTACCTTGGTGGCTGATTAGCCAAGTGATTTACTCTAATAACGCATTAGCAAATTCCCTTAATATATGATGAGGTACAACGATGTTAAAGCTAAGTTTTCCTATGGTCTTATGGTCTTACAAATCTGCTCGGGCTATGGCGGCCCAGTGGAGGAGACATGGTAATATGTCTTTCCTATCATCATTGTGAtaaggcatggcaatatgtctggcTATTCATTCTTATGCaggaggcatggcaatatgtctttcctatcatcattgcgagaaggcatggcaatatgtctggcTATTCATCCCTATGGaggaggcatggcaatatgtttTCCTATCATCATTCCAATGGAAGaagcatggcaatatgtcttctTATCATCACCAGGAgacatggcaatatgtcttccTATTTAGAGTCGGTATGGATATATATAACTGGTTGTTGGCTTATCCAACTTGGTTTGAAAGCTTAGCATTAACACTTCAATTATTATCAATGGTATGTGTATGTGGCTTCAACTGCGGTTGAAGTCATAGTGACTATTTTTACTACAGGTGGTGGACATTTGGGGAATAAATATCACCTATATGAGCACCAGGTTAGCGCCTGAGTGAATTGTACATAGCTGAAGAGTGCGGACATCACAGGAGATAGTTTAAGGTATGAGATCATGTTATTACTATTGCAATTTCCATCGATATTACTATTGATATTCAGATGAATTAGTTGTCATGCTCTTTATTGGGTTTTAACCTGAACTCTGGCAATTATCTTTATGTGGTGCGGTTAATAAGCGAAGCAGATATTGATTACAATAACCAACACAATGACACAAAGCGCCACATAAATTTGGTGGAAAAGAGAGCTGGGATATGATATAAATGGTAAAGATAGATAATGATGGAACTGACTAATGAGATTGAAGAATTATTGAACTGCTGGCTAGTATTGGAAATTGGTGAAGCTGCTGCAAAGTTAGTACAGTTCTGCTGTGATAATTACAACTAAAAACTCAGTAAAGAGCATCTGAAATTGACTTTTACAAATGCAATATGTAATTTCGTGACTCATAACGACATCTATGATCAGCTGGTGGAACTAAAAGTtgctattttttataattcattaaatttgaaaaataagagTGGAAATCTCGTGATTTGAAACATTtatgttatatgtataatgATATCAGGCATAGAAGGAACTGATTTAGTTATAAAATGCATAATTTTAGTTGAAGAAATTCGGAATTGTTCAGTTGGTGTTCATTACGAAACCGGATGTGCGGCGATCAACATCCGCCTAATTTTTTAacaagaaaattttatttttcgatctAAACGAAACTAATAAGACCTTAAATTAGCTAATAagtgaaattattatttcataagaATTATTACGCTAGCTTTGAGAAACGGGAGGATTGTttcactaaataaaataatgttgttgACTCGTAGTTCAAAACAAGTGAGTGCGCGCGGGACGCTTCTAAATTCTAAGATGGCCGAAATTTTCTTCAAGTACTTAGTACGTATCGTGTATAAAAGAGTTTGTTTTGGTGAAAATAAATTGTGTTGATGGTGGAAACTATTTGGAAAGTGTGCATAAACAACAGGTGAGCATCATATTATGTGGATTATGTGATTCTTACGGTTAGATAGCCAGaaagattaaataaaagttcATGTACTTGATACTTCTTTGCCAAGTAATTCTTTGCtgctacttattaaataaaatggtaGTGAGACAAGTTAATAACTAACAAGTATTGGCAAGATTTTGATCCTACGTAATACGGCAGTCGAAATACAATGTATTCGAGTGAAATTACaccgagtaggtacctataccaaccaagatgtttttgtttttgttaccgGCTGCGCCGGGACTCGGGACATGGACAGGGCGGCTAGAAACAAAGTACACTTACAAGTTCATACtttttacaagcctttatttaacttacgaTTTAGGTATGTTTGTATGATGGGTCGttcttgcaaatgcaaataaattcaacctacttctagtagtcggatcgACTTGAAGATTAGCatacttacttttatttacGTGTGAAGGCAGCTCGCATAAGACTTCTAAAAAGTAATTTGTTGTAACCTATTTTAAAACAATGTGTATTGATATCTTAGGAGACAACAGCAACAGTTAAGACGACTAAGAGCGGTAGCAGTCTTAGAACTAAAGGAGCAAGGCGTATTGGCTCATGTAGCAGTGTTACGGCAGGTCTTAGTACGCTATACTAAGGTATGTGGaaacttattaaaattgtaGTAAGAGAAACCGTGAATATGTTCCAAATTTGAGGTGAACAGGAATGATATTCAACAATATGCAGATATCAGTCTaacttttatataattatgtacctatgttgtacagtcaatgtcataaataagtgatcaaacgttgactgtacctactagttACAATGGTGTTGTGTTTTGtgttaaactgaaataaatgaaGCTAACACTAGAATAATgagaataaacaaatattttactttgatttatagttttacataattataattacacatttgtGCAATTAATGATGCATGGTGAATAATGTGTCTTAATCTACTTAAAGTTGAGAACATGAAAATTTAAAGTCATTGTATGTTtggaaaataatacttaattattttattgcttcATCCGGGGGCACAGCAGTGCTTCCAGCCAAGTTGAGTAATTTCTATTGACTGAGTAATTGAATAATTATAGACTGGCATTTGAGAATTTATCTGTCAATTCTTTATATCATGTTTGTGTTCAGAAATGTGCATACATATATAAATGCCTAATTCAACATATCAGTAGGGCTAGGGTGGATAAGTAGACCTAAATTATATCATTATATATCAACTGCTTTAGTTTTGACATTCACTTTTAAAATACAACATTTTGGAATTATACTGTAGTTatgatcaaaaaatattgatacaAAAACTGAGTAAGAATTATACAGGGCGTGCACTGTATGTGTAACTAGTATTGATAAGGGTGTATACTGACTTCATAATTATACAGGGTGTActtgtattaaattaatcatGAGCATATTGTGATATTTTTGTTCGACTGACTTACAGATTAATACAATTCCTCGGAATTATGgaggaaatatatttaaatagacTGTCCACATTTGCAAGCAATATTAAAGATTTGTCCGATAAAGCTCTCAGTTTGTACTCATCCAGTTCATGGAATAACAATCAGCTTGAACAAGCTAGAATTACAGTCTCGAAATTGACATCCATATTAAATAGATTCAACACCGAATTATACCAATATTTTAACCAGTCTGTCTGTCCAAATGCCGATGAAGTATCTATTCTCACTTCCATACAGTTAGAAGGAGAAGAAGCATTAGCCGAACTTAATACTAAAGTACAAGCCAAGAAGGATCCTCAACCATCAACTTCAAACTTGAACAGCTTCAGAGGCAAACTACCGGAATTACATTTACCCTCATTTAAGGGAGACGTTTTGGAATGGTTCCAATTTTGGGATCAGTTCAGCTCCAACATAGATCAACGAAACCTTCGTGATGTTGACAAACTTTTATACCTGAAGGCTTCTCTTAAGGGTGAAGCAAGGACGGTGATCGACGGTTTAGAGACTACAAATGATAATTACAAGATCGCTGTAACCACTTTAAAGGAAAGATATGGGAAAGgagttaaaataattgatgCACATTACTCCACGCTCTATAAATTGGAGAGGGCTGAAAAATCAGAAGATTGCAGGAAAACTTTGGACGCGATTGAGAGACATCTCAGAGTACTGCGCTCGCTGGGAGAAAACACAGATCATAATCATCTGCGATTTTTAATCATGGAGAAGTTTCCTCAAGACAtcatttatgaaatgaaaatgaagatgAGTGCAGACACTATTGAAGAAATGAGGAAGCAccttgatataattatttcAGCAAGAGAGGATGCAAAAGGAGCGTCTGAATCCACAAGCAAGGAAATTCATTACACAACTGAAACGTTACATGTAAAGGACAATAGCTCTAAGAAATTCTTCAATAACTCCAGATTTAACCGGAATGGAAATAAGGGTTACAAGAATTTCAGGCCTAGCACGTCTACATTCAATAACTGTTCTATTGTAAGAAAGAGACAGCATGAGCCTAAGATGGAGTCAACTGATGAAACTTATAACAAGAGACAGAAGTTTACTTGTGTATTCTGTCATGAGGCTCATTATAATGATaaatgtacaaaattcaagactatgTCTGAAAGGAAATCGAGGCTTCAAAACCGATGCTACaattgttttgaatttggacACAGAGCTAATTTATGCAAAAGGAAAAATACTTGCCCTCACTGTGGTAAATATGGACACCATAACAGAGCACTTTGTCCAAAGAATTTACATAATGGTCAAGAACCTACAAAAACGATAGAGATGTAACCAGATTTTATGACTTAGACAAATAAACCGGCtactgaaaataaccttttATATCAAAGATTCACATGGGTAACTTTCGGCATAATTTCAAGCCCATTCTTATTGAATGCAACCATAAAACACCATCTGCAAAGTCCTCATCTTCAACTGTTGGGCGTTTTAATCAGATGCAGACTTATAAACTGCATTGTCAGATTTCTTCAACACAATATCAAAAGTCAAACTTTGTGGACTGATTGTCAAATCGCAATAGCCTGGCGTAAGTCCGACAAATTGCTACCATCCTTTATAGCGAGGAGAGTGGAAGAAATCGGAACAAAGTCTACCACTTCGAGAGAGGATAGGAGGAAATGGCTTAATGGTCCATAGTTTCTTTCTGAAAGCCCAGACTCGTGGCCGACTGGAATTCACACTGAACATACCTATTCTTTTTCGACGGGGGAGGGTCTGCCGAAGACTGATATACAAACAACTACTATTGCCAAAGAAGTTGAAGCAGTCGTCAACATCAGACCACTTACTTGCGTTGGTTCGGACTTGGCATATGTACTGTGAAACCTGCAGACTTTTTATCACCTGGAAAATGCTTAGCTATTCACATGTCAACAAGTCAAGTCTTACCttcagctacagctactaaacAACAACTTATTGAAGGATGGAAACGTGGAGAAATAATAATGAACGAGTACAAAGACATGTTTATGAACCAGTACTTACTAAGCCTAAGAGAACGCTACAGACACTCACCTAAACAACCTAGAGTCAAGGCTCATGATCGACCTAGTTTAGGCGATATTGTACAATTAAAAGGTGAATCTAAAAACAGACTAAACTGGAAAGTGGGACAGATTGTTGAACTAGTTAAGGGTGCAGACGGACAATGTAGAGTTGCAAAAGTGAAGATTGGTAATACTATATTCAATAGATCCATCGGACATCTGTATCCCTTGGAAATTGACGAAACTGAAAGACCTGGGAATCTGTCTTGCAACAATATAGAACCTGAAACAAGCTCAAGACTATGTAATTCAAACATAGAGGAAAATATGGATGCACCAGTAGAGATGATTGGAGAAGAAGTTACAGACTTACAGCCAGAGGCTGATGTTATGGATGTAATAGATGCGAACACGGATATGACGCAAACTATGAAAGAGACCATTGAGAGCACGGACAAGACAAATGAAAACATGGATGTGAcagatgataatgataacatgGAACAGTCTATAGAAGGAAACCAAAAACGAGTTGCTGCAGTTCGAGCTCTGGAAAAGATCAGAGAATGGACGAGCCACCTGATGACTACATTAACACTTTAGCTTGCCGGCGGCGGGTGTGTCGCGAAGGATCGCgaaccataaatattttgtatatagcAACATTATCCGAAGATTCAAATTGCCGCTATTTCTATAGTTGACTATGGTAAGCTGTCATTTGTTTTACATTCTTTGCATAGTTTACTTTCAAATGTTTCATACCAAATATAAAGTGCTAATAAGTTGTGATGTGATGTCCTGACTCCTGAGCTGATCTGAAAGCTAAGTCctaagttctaagtttgaaGTACTAAGTAGCTAAGTACCTTGGTGGCTGATTAGCCAAGTGATTTACTCTAATAACGCATTAGCAAATTCCCTTAATATATGATGAGGTACAACGATGTTAAAGCTAAGTTTTCCTATGGTCTTATGGTCTTACAAATCTGCTCGGGCTATGGCGGCCCAGTGGAGGAGACATGGTAATATGTCTTTCCTATCATCATTGTGAtaaggcatggcaatatgtctggcTATTCATTCTTATGCaggaggcatggcaatatgtctttcctatcatcattgcgagaaggcatggcaatatgtctggtTATTCATCCCTATGGaggaggcatggcaatatgtttTCCTATCATCATTCCAATGGAAGaagcatggcaatatgtcttctTATCATCACCAGGAgacatggcaatatgtcttccTATTTAGAGTCGGTATGGATATATATAACTGGTTGTTGGCTTATCCAACTTGGTTTGAAAGCTTAGCATTAACACTTCAATTATTATCAATGGTATGTGTATGTGGCTTCAACTGCGGTTGAAGTCATAGTGACTATTTTTACTACAGGTGGTGGACATTTGGGGAATAAATATCACCTATATGAGCACCAGGTTAGCGCCTGAGTGAATTGTACATAGCTGAAGAGTGCGGACATCACAGGAGATAGTTTAAGGTATGAGATCATGTTATTACTATTGCAATTTCCATCGATATTACTATTGATATTCAGATGAATTAGTTGTCATGCTCTTTATTGGGTTTTAACCTGAACTCTGGCAATTATCTTTATGTGGTGCGGTTAATAAGCGAAGCAGATATTGATTACAATAACCAACACAATAACACAAAGCGCCACATAAATTTGGTGGAGATGCTGGGATGTGATATAAATGGTAAAGATAGATAATGATGGAACTGACTAATGAGATTGAAGAATTATTGAACTGCTGGCTAGTATTGGAAATTGGTGAAGCTGCTGCAAAGTTAGTACAGTTCTGCTGTGATAATTACAACTAAAACTCAGTAAAGAGCATCTGAAATTGACTTTTACAAATGCAATATGTAATTTTCGTGACTCATAACGACATCTATGATCAGCTGGTGGAACTAAAAGTTGCTATTTTTATAATTCATTAGATTTGAAAAATAAGAGTGGAAATCTCGTGATTTGAAACATTtatgttatatgtataatgATATCAGGCATAGAAGGAACTGATTTAGTTATAAAATGCATAATTTTAGTTGAAGAAATTTGGAATTGTTCAGTTGGTGTTCATTACGAAACCGGATGTGCGGCGATCAACATCCGcctaattttaataacaagaaaatttttatttttcgatctAAACGAAACTAAAAGACCTTAAATTAGCTAATAagtgaaattattatttcataagaATTATTACGCTAGCTTTGAGAAACGGGAGGATTGTttcactaaataaaataaatgttgttGACTCGTTAGTTCAAAACAAGTGAGTGCGCGCGGGACGCTTCTAAATTCTAAGATGGCCGAAATTTTCTTCAAGTACTTAGTACGTATCGTGTATGAAAGTTTTGTTTTGGTGAAAATAAATTGTGTGATGGTGGAAACTATTTGGAAAGTGTGCATAAACAACAGGTGAGCATCATATTATGTGGATTATGTGATTCTTACGGTTAGATAGCCAGAAAAGATTAAAAAAGTTCATGTACTTGATACTTCTTTGCCAAGATCTTTGCATACATATATAAATGCCTAATTCAACATATCAGTAGGGCTAGGGCTGATAAGTAGgcctaaattatattattatatatcaaCTGCTTTAGTTTTGACAttcacttttaaaatataacatttgGAATTATACTGTAGTTatgatcaaaaaatattgatacaAAAACTGAGTAAGAATTATACAGGGCGTGCACTGTATGTGTAACTAGTATTGATAAGGGTGTATACTGAGTTTATAATTATACAGGGTGTActtgtattaaattaatcatGAGCATATTGTGATATTTTTGTTCTACTGACCTACAGATTAATACAATTCCTCGGAATTATGgaggaaatatatttaaatagacTGTCCACATTTGCAAGCAATATTAAAGATTTGTCCGATAAAGCTCTCAGTTTGTACTCATCCAGTTCATGAATAACAATCAGCTTGAACAAGCTAGAAATTACAGTCTCAAAATTGACATCCATATTTAAATAGATTCAACACCGAATTATACCAATATTTTAACAAGTCTGACTGTCCAAATGCCGATGAAGTAGCTATTCTCACTTCCATACAGTTAGAAGGAGAAGAAGCATTAGCCGAACTTAATACTAAAGTACAAGCCAATAAGGATCCTCAACCATCAACTTCAAACTTGAACAGCTTCAGAGGCAAACTACCGGAATTACATTTACCCTCATTTAAGGGAGACGTTTTGGAATGGTTCCAATTTGGGATCAGTTCAGCTCCAACATAGATCAACGAAACCTCGTGATGTTGACAAACTTTTATACCTGAAGGCTTCTCTTAAGGGTGAAGCAAGGACGGTGATCGACGGTTTAGAGACTACAAATGATAATTACAAGATCGCTGTAACCACTTTAAAGGAAAGGTATGGGAAAGgagttaaaataattgatgCACATTACTCCACGCTCTATAAAATGGAGAGGGCTGAAAAATCAGAAGATTGCAGGAAAACTTTGGACGCGATTGAAGACATCTCAGAGTACTGCGCTCGCTGGGAGAAAACACAGATCATAATCATCTGCGATTTTTAATCATGGAGAAGTTTCCTCAAGACAtcatttatgaaatgaaaatgaagatgAGTGCAGACACTATTGAAGAAATGAGGAAGCAccttgatataattatttcAGCAAGAGAGGATGCAAAAGGAGCGTCTGAATCCACAAGCAAGGAAATTCATTACACAACTGAAACGTTACATGTAAAGGAAATAGCTCTAAGAAATTCTTCAATAACTCCAGATTTAACCGGAATGGAAATAAGGGTTACAAGAATTTCAGGCTTAGCACGTCTACATTCAATAACTGTTCTATTGTAAGAAAGAGACAGCATGAGCCTAAGATGGAGTCAACTGATGAAACTTATAACAAGAGACAGAAGTTTACTTGTATATTCTGTCATGAGGCTCATTATAATGATaaatgtacaaaattcaagactatgTCTGAAAGGAAATCGAGGCTTCAAAACCGATGCTACaattgttttgaatttggacACAGAGCTAATTTATGCAAAAGGAAAAATACTTGCCCTCACTGTGGTAAATATGGACACCATAACAGAGCACTTTGTCCAAAGAATTTACATAATGGTCAAGAACCTACAAAAACGATAGAGATGTAACCAGATTTTATGACTTAGACAAATAAACCGGCtactgaaaataaccttttATATCAAAGATTCACATGGGTAACTTTCGGCATAATTTCAAGCCCATTCTTATTGAATGCAACCATAAAACACCATCTGCAAAGTCCTCATCTTCAACTGTTGGGCGTTTTAATCAGATGCAGACTTATAAACTGCATTGTCAGATTTCTTCAACACAATATCAAAAGTCAAACTTTGTGGACTGATTGTCAAATCGCAATAGCCTGGCGTAAGTCCGACAAATTGCTACCATCCTTTATAGCGAGGAGAGTGGAAGAAATCGGAACAAAGTCTACCACTTCGAGAGAGGATAGGAAGAAATGGCTTAATGGTCCATAGTTTCTTTC from Choristoneura fumiferana chromosome 24, NRCan_CFum_1, whole genome shotgun sequence encodes the following:
- the LOC141441663 gene encoding uncharacterized protein isoform X2, with translation MVETIWKVCINNRRQQQQLRRLRAVAVLELKEQGVLAHVAVLRQVLVRYTKINTIPRNYGGNIFK
- the LOC141441663 gene encoding uncharacterized protein isoform X1 encodes the protein MEEIYLNRLSTFASNIKDLSDKALSLYSSSSWNNNQLEQARITVSKLTSILNRFNTELYQYFNQSVCPNADEVSILTSIQLEGEEALAELNTKVQAKKDPQPSTSNLNSFRGKLPELHLPSFKGDVLEWFQFWDQFSSNIDQRNLRDVDKLLYLKASLKGEARTVIDGLETTNDNYKIAVTTLKERYGKGVKIIDAHYSTLYKLERAEKSEDCRKTLDAIERHLRVLRSLGENTDHNHLRFLIMEKFPQDIIYEMKMKMSADTIEEMRKHLDIIISAREDAKGASESTSKEIHYTTETLHVKDNSSKKFFNNSRFNRNGNKGYKNFRPSTSTFNNCSIVRKRQHEPKMESTDETYNKRQKFTCVFCHEAHYNDKCTKFKTMSERKSRLQNRCYNCFEFGHRANLCKRKNTCPHCGKYGHHNRALCPKNLHNGQEPTKTIEM